The genomic stretch CAATACTTCCATGTATGTTCCGCATCGTCTAGCTCTCGATACGTATAATCGACAGCCTGGGACTGAAAATATGCTTGTAAATCACGATTAGGTCCTACAAAGTCCATCTCTTTTTCAAAGGAAGTCGGAACAGCAGTCTCTTTTGTTCCAATTGTATGATAAATAGAAAGACTATCTAACTGTCTGGCAGTCTTTACTTCCTGCATAACGGTGTCATCAACGAGAGGGGACTGCATGACTACACTGCCAAACGTATGCGGAAAGCGCATAGCAGCAAGAAGGGAGAATGTGCCGGCTAACGAATCACCCATTAGTGTTCTAGTTGCACCCATATGTAATGTCGGCAGGTCATCCTCAAGCAGCGGCAGTACCTCGTGCAGAAGAAATTGCAGATATGCCTCGTGTTTCTTGCCTGACGGATAGTACTTATCAATCCGGTCGTAGCGATCGCGATAATGAATACCTGCGAATACGGTATTTTGGATTTTCTCTTCGCTATGAAGCTGATCGCTTAATGTTGCTATTCGCCCCATTTGAAAGTAATCATTGCCATCTTGCATGATACATAACTGATGCTTATACAAAGGAGAAAATGTTTCTGGTTTATACCAGCGTACTTCCAAGCTTTCGTCTAAAAATATACTGTCTATAGTGACGCTTTCCATTTTTCCGTTACGTTTCATCTGTTAAACCTCGCTTTGTGAAGGGTTATGCTGTCATTTTAACATGAATGACAGCCAGACGAATGAAAAAAGCAAATGGCAAGTGCCATTTGCTTAAGAGGAAGCCAATGCGGTAAACCGTCGCAGCAAGCCATAGCGAGGGGAGAAGATCCATGTCAATAAAAATAAGATGCCTCCTGCTGTACTCATGGCTCCAGAAATGGAAACATCGAGCCACACAGCGCCATAATAGCCGAACACAGCACTGGCAATTCCGAAAACGCAGCTGTAGAGCAGCATGAACGACAATCGGTCAGTGAGCAGATAGGCACTTACACCAGGCACGACAAGCATACTCACGACGAGAATAGCGCCAACTGCATCAAATGAACCGACAGCTGTGATGCTGACAAGCCCCATGAGCAGGTAATGAATCAACGTAACAGGAAGACCGAGTGTCAAAGCAAGTGCCGCATCAAACGACGTGATTTTTAATTCTTTATAAAATAGCGTGATAACCACCAAGGTAAAGACAGTAATGGCGAGCAGCATGCTAGTTGCTTTCGGAATCTCAAAACCGAGAAGCATGTGTGTATTGAACGGAAGAAAGGCGATTTCTCCCATGAGCGCATGCTCCACATCCAGGTGAACATCTTTTGCGAATAACGAGAGTAGAATAACACCGATAGCAAAGAAAGTAGTGAAAACAATACCAATACTCGCGTCTTCTTGAACACCTGCCTGATGAAGCGATTGTATAGCAAACGTTGTAACGAAACCAATAACGGCTGCGCCAATCAGCATATACATGCCATCCAAACTGTTTGCTATAAGAAAGGTGAGAACAATACCAAGCAGGACACTATGGCTGATGGCATCAGCCAGCATCGTCATCCGTCTGATGATTAAGAAGCAGCCAACCGTACCGCAGCTTATCCCGACCAAACAAGCTGTAAGCAGAATCCAGCCTTCGTACGTCATGCACTTTCCTCCTTCACATGTTTTGTACCAATGCGATGGGCGGTCAGTTTTTGGACAAGGCTTCGTTTGCGTCCAAAGATAAACGAGACACCAAAGAAAGCGGCAGCTGTCACAACAATGAGGGGACCAGTTGCCAAACCAGTTCGAATCGTGCTAATTAATGCGCCGGCTGCACCTGAAGCTGCTCCAATAGCGCCGGAAACGACGACCATCCAGCCAAGCTGATCTGTCCAGAAGCGTGCACTAATAGCAGGGATAATGAGCAGGGCGGCCATCAAAATAACTCCCACACCTTGAATACCGATAACGACAGTCATCACAAGCAGTGTGGAGAAGAGGGTCTCCAGCAAACCGATAGGCATCCCGCTATTTTTAGCAAAATCAGCATCAAAAATAAGTAATTTCCATTCTTTAAATAGAAGGCAGGAGATGAATATCAACCCTGCAGCAACACCTGCCATCGTATAGACATCAAAGCGTGTCATTGCTGCTGCCTGCCCAAAAATAAAGTGATCTAAGCCGCTTTTATTGCCTTCTGCTTGCTGTGTAATTCGCGATAGAAGAACTATACCAACGCCGAAAAAAACACTTAATACCATACAGATGGCGGCATCTTTCTTGATTCTTGTTGTTGCTGTAATCAGCTGAATCAGATAAGTCGCCAATAGACCCGTAGCTGTGGCACCTATCAGAAGCACAAGCAGCAGTTTCTCACCTGCCAGCATATAAGCCATGCAGATACCTGGGAGTGCGGCATGTGCCACCGCATCTCCAATTAAACTTTGTTTCTTTAATAAAGCAAAGCAGCCAAGAACGCCGCTGGAAATTCCAAGCAGCATCGTACTCAACACGACCCACTGGGTATTCGGCTCATGCAGCAGGCTATCAACTACATCCTGAATCATTTTGTCACCCGCTTATCCGGTCGCCTGGTGCTGTGAAGAAAGCCAGTGCGCCGCCGTATGTTTTTTGCAATAAATCCTTTGTGAACACATGTTCAGTCGGACCATTGGCAATGACTGTTCTATTAAGGAGGAGCGTACGGTCAAAATACTCCGGTACGGTTTGTAAATCATGATGGACGACGATAACTGTTTTGCCTTTTTGCTGCAGTTCTCGCAGCAAATCAATGATCGCATTTTCTGTTTTGGCATCTACGCCGACAAATGGTTCATCCATAAAGTATACATCTGCATCTTGTACGAGTGCTCGAGCTAGGAATACCCGCTGCTGCTGTCCGCCGGAAAGCTGGCGGATTTGTCTCGTTGCATAGGACTCCATACCGAGCTTTTGCAAAGCTTCTTTTGCTAGTAAGACATCTTGTTTGGAAGGTCGCTTGAACCAGCCGATATGTGCATAGCGGCCCATCAAAACGACATCCAAACTGTTTGTCGGAAAATCCCAGTCCACCGATCCGCGCTGCGGTACATAGCCTACGTTGCGGTTTTTTGGACTGTAAGGTTTGCCGAGTACAGAAATATGGCCTGAAGAGCGTTTCAGCATACCAAGAATTGCTTTTATTAAGGTTGATTTGCCGGCGCCGTTCGGTCCAACAATGGCAGTCAGACTGCCTTTCGGAACGATCACATTAACATGTTCCAACACAGCTTTCTTATCGTATGCCACCTGCAAATCCTTCACTTCCAACGCATGCATTTGTCATCCTCCTATTTTAATGCTTCTGCAATCGTGTCGACATTGTGGCGATACATTCCGATATACGTACCTTCTTCTGTATCAGCTTCCCCCATGGCATCGGAGTATAACTCCCCGCCATTTTCCACTTCATGACCAGCTTCCTTTGCACCATCAATAACGGCGTTGATTGATTTCTCGGAAATACTAGATTCCACAAACACAGCGCCAATATTTCGTTCGGTCAATGTATCTACTAATTTCTGAATATCAGCCAAACCATATTCAGAGTCAGTAGAGAGCCCTTGCAGTCCCATTACTTCCATATCGTATGCTTCGCCAAAGTAGTTGAAGGCATCGTGTGCAGTGACGAGTACGCGCTGTTCATCCGGAACAGATGCCATTTGTTCTTCCGCATAACGCTGCAGTTCATCCAGCTCCTAAAAATAGGCCGCTTCGTTTGCTTCATAATCTGCTTTGTTAGCAGCATCTTCTTCCGCAAAAGATTCGGTAATATTGCGAATGGCATCTTTCCAAATAGCAATATCAAACCAGATATGCGGATCTGCTAAATTGGCATCTGCTTCATCTGACAATAGAAGAGAGCTGTCTATGCTGTCACCAATCGCAACTGTAGGCGTTTTATCCTGCATACTTTCAAACACTTCCAGCATTTGTCCTTCCAAATGCAGACCGTTATACAGAATAACATCGGCATCTTGAAGTTTTGCCATGTCACTTTGCGTTGCTTTGTATAAATGCGGATCAATACCTGGTCCCATTAAACTTTGAACCTCTACATGGTCACCGCCGATTTGCTCAGCAGCATCGGCAATTTGCGCAATCGTCGTCGTTACCTGCAATTTTTCTCCGTCAGTACTTGAGTCAGATTCATTTTCTGAAGCACCACAACCAGCAAGCAAGAAGATAATCAACAAAGGGACAGCAAAAGAAAGCAGCTTTTTCATGTAAAACACTCCTCTTTTTAATTGGATTATTAGACAGTCACACATGTGTTTCCTTAGTGCAAAACTATAGTATGCACGCAGGAAAGTCAAGTGCATGTTCACAAAAAACAAAGCTTTCCGAAAATAAGTTTACTTTAGGCAAATAACGACATAACCAAAAAGAAAATTATGGTAATATAGAAACAGGGGGGATGTAAATGAATACAATCACAGGAATTTTAAACGTGTTAAACCTTGCCGAGAAACTGAAATTTGAAATGCGTCACAGCTGGCTTTCAAACGGACGTCAGGAAAGTGTGGCAGAGCACACGTGGCGGGTAGGACTGATGGCTGTTTTGCTGGAGCCATATATAGAAGAACAAATGGATATGGCAAAGCTGCTCAAAATGATTATGATCCATGATTTAGTAGAAGCAGAAGCAAGAGATGTGCCAGCTTTTGATACACTGTATGATGCAGACAGGAAAGAACAAAAACGACTGGCGGAATATGCAGCAATAAAGAATATTGAAACGATGCTGGACGAAGCGCCAGGAAGCGATTTACGACAGCTTTGGCTGGAATTTGAAGCAAAAGAAACATTCGAAGCGAAGGTAGCGAATGCATTGGACAAGCTGGAGGCGCAGCTGCAGCATAACGAAGCCGATATGGATACATGGCTGGAAGTGGAAAAGGAAATGGTCTATCTGTTGTCACCGCACACAGCGTTTCATCCGGTGCTGGAGGAATTGCGGAAAGCGATTGTGGCAGATGCAGAGGCAAAATTGCATGTCCGATAAGATGCTCGGCGGTATCAGTCACATTACGTTTGTTGTGAGAGATTTAGATAGGACAGACAAGTTCTTCCGTGAAGTACTGGGAGCTGAAGAGGTGTATGATAGCGGGGAACAGCGTTATTCTTTGTATCGGGAAAAGTTTTACACAGCAGGCGGTCAATGGATTGCTGTGATGGAGACAGAAGAGATCTTAAACCGAACATATCATCATGTGGCATTTCGGGTTGAAAAATCCAGTTTGACAGCGTACAGAAAAAGAATCGAGCAGGCAGGATTGGAAATCAAACCTTCTCGAAGCCGTGTGGACGGAGAAGGAGAATCCATTTATTTTTATGATTACGACAATAATCTATTTGAGCTGCACACAGGCACGCTGCAAGAGCGGCTGGCAGCATACAAAAAAGGATGAAGCGCAGCGGCTTCATCCTTTTTCCTGTGCCTCTAAATATGGCAAAATAACAGCGTGAAATGTTTCCGGGTTCGTAACAATCCGGTTTAAATAATATGGATAATCGTTCGGTGTGATGGATTGCGGTGCCAGGATAGCAGCTTGTTTGAATCCAGCTTCCTTCACCACTTGCGCAACTGCATCATTGGTGTTGCCATATGGATAAGCAAATGTTGTTGGTGTTATGTTCAACTGATCGTAGATAGTGTTAATGCTTTTATCCAAATCTTCTCGAAACGCCTTAAAATTTTTGTCATGTAAAAACAACGGTTTATCGGCTTCTAATCGGTGCATATCGTAAGTATGTGAGCCAATTGCAGCCAGTCCGCTGTCTACCATTTCCTGCAGCTGCGGCCAAGTTGCCATTTGCAAGTTCTGGAAGTTGTTATCACCAACATGTCCGGCAATGACATAAAGGGTAAAGGGAACGTTTTCTTGCTTCAGAATCGGAAAAGCATTTTCATAAACAGTGCGATCAATATCATCAAAGCTAATCCACACACAACGATTCGGAAATTGGCCGTCCTCTTGATATTGATTGAGTTGGTCTGGTGTAATAAATGTGGCATCCAGCGCTTTCAGCTTTTGTATCTGTTTTTCAAAATCATCTGTATAAACACTGTAACGTGTTAATTCATCAGAGCGTGTGACGAGAGAAACTGCCTTATTAAAGACAGTCGGCCGCCGCACACGATGATAATTCAATCCTAGACAGCCATCCTTGTTTAACGCATGATCAATGGTCGTTTCTTCTGCCTCGTCAGCCTCATACAAGTGGATGGCACGAAAGGTGATCAATCCGACAATACATACTGCGGCAAGGAATAGCAAGGACTTTTTCATTTTTCCAGATCCCGCACTGGATTTTTGTGGAACTCCATGTAGTTACTTGCCTGTAGTTTCTTAATCGTTTCCAGCGGCATGAGCTCCAACTTCTCCAAATCATCTACCGTGACGGGCATTGGCTGTTTGCGGCGGGACTTATTGCCAAAGCGTTTTTTATTATACGTCCGCCAGAATAGAAAATAGAGAAGAAAGGCCAGGAAAATACTCACACCAATTAGCATAAAGGTACGCACCTCTGCATTTGAAGTTTTAAATGCAATTTTTAGTACACCGCTGTATCTGTCATTTGTATTTAACAAAGCAGAAGCAAAGAACCATACAACAAACACACTATAAATCCAGATTAGTAATGTGAAAAACAGACTAACAAGAAAACGAGGCAGCGGCTGTTTTTCGAGAATTATTACTTGTTCCTGCCGATCCCGCGGTCTGGGCTTTTCCATGTCGCATAGCCTCCTTTATAGCGTGATGCAATAGCGCGAGGAAACGCGCTGATGACAACGCCAGTATTGACGATCCAATAGATTGCCGGATACCAAGAGGCCCATAAGTAAAACCTTTTTACCTTGTCATACTTTGAATCTATTTGTATGGAAATAAACAGCTGAATCAAACTCATGAATACAAGTGCAAATGAAGTAAACGTTAGCCAAATGAGCATCTCTTGGAAAGTATCTGCTGTAATCAGAAGGGAAACCGTAACGAACACCCAAGCAAATGCCCAGAAGGTGCTAATCCATTGCTCTATATACACAATCCAGATACGGCGCTGATTCCAGCGGAAAAGCACACGCCAGTGGCGAAGCATGACTTCTTGGCCGCCTTGTGCCCAGCGGACACGCTGCTTCCAAATACCGCTCAGGCTCTCTGGTACAAGCATCCAGCAAAGCGCGCGCGGCTCATAGCGAATATCCCAGAAGCGCTGCTGCAGTTTCCAGCTTACCGCGATATCCTCTGTGATCATATCGCGATCCCATAACCCAACATCCAGCAAAGCGCGTTTTCTAAAGGCCACAACAACTCCAGATACAGTCATTACTTTACCTAGAATTCGCTGCGTCCGCTTGATTGCTCCAATGATGGAAGAGTACTCCACCAGCTGCATCCGGCTAAGCAGCGTATTACGATTCCGGATACGCGGGTTTCCCGTTACAGCACCCAAACGCTCTCCTTTATGAAGAAAATGATGAATCAAGTAGTATGGCGCATCGTTATCAAGAATGGCATCTGAATCCAAGCAAAGCAGGTATTCACCGCGGGCAGCATGTGCTCCAAGGTGCAGTGCATTCGCTTTTCCGCGGTTTTCATACAACTGAATAACCCGAATGCTCGGATGTTCTTGACTGAGCCTTTTTAGAAGGGCTGCTGTATTATCTTTGCTGCCATCATTTATTAAAATAATTTCTTTCCGTGGATAATCCAAGCCAAGCAGATTATCCAATGTTTCTTCTATGGTATCTTGTTCGTTATAACACGGAACTAAGAAACTGATCAGCGGCCAATCAACCTTTGCGAAATCAATTTTTTGATCTTTGTCTCGAAACCAAATATAAACAAGCGTACCGGCAATCCAAAACAGCGACATCACAAATGGGTACCAAAAGACAAAACTAGCAATACCGTTAAGCCCTGGTACAAAGATATTATTGAACAAATTCTTGCCTACCTTCATTAATTCGCAATTGCGTTATCAAATTATAATAGAAGGAAAGACAAAAAGCACGAAGTATTTTGTTAGTTTTTGTAAGTGATAGTAAATTAACTAGGTATTTATAATCATTTACGATTACGATTGAATGATAAATTTAGACAGCAACGCTTCTAACACACGCAGTGAGACTAAACTTTTATAAACGAGAAGCCAGTGCTGTCATTTTATATGCTATTTCTGCGTGAAAGGGAATTCAGTCCTGTAGTAAATATATCCTCTTAATTTGTAAATTTGATTAAAAAATTCCTTATTTATCCATAAGGTGAAGACAAATAGGTATAGTAATAATCAAATGAGTAATCTAGTCCGGGCGTTGTAAATCCTTTTTCAACGTCTCTTTGTGTACTAATTTCCTGTTATGAATCCTGGCAGTACATAATTGTTTCAGGTGGAGTGTCATTTATACTATACCTTTCTTCGCTTCAGAAAAGGTTTCTTTTTTTGCTACTTATTACTGGTATTGTAAATATTTTGAACGTGTTACCATTGGATTAGTTTTGAATGGAGGATGAACAAATGAATAAAAAATGGATGCTTCTTCTTGGAGCGCTGCTTGCAGTATTTGTCATTGGAGGCTGTGGGTCTGATAGTAAGGAAGCCAGCGCAGACGAAGAGGAAAGTTCTGCTGAAAAATCAGCAGCGAGTGAAAATAATGAAGATAAATCAACGGATGAAACAAAAGCTGATTCAAAAGCGGCAACATTCCCTGAACTAATTGATTATATGAAAACAACAACTGATGCGGAAGAAACTAATGTCTTCTATGAACATAAGGAACCGCAAACACACGAAATGGAAGGCGTAGCCGTCTCTCTAGATGCCTATTCGTTTGTGGGAATTAAAGATTTCCATACAGATTTCAGCATCCCTTTCGATGATGAAACAAGCGGTGCAGTAATTCTGGCTAAATACACAGTAAAGAATGATTCAGACAAAGAAGTATTCTATATGCCTAGATTTGATTTAAGCTACTCAAGCGGGCTTGTCTATAACAGTGATTATAAAGAACTTCTTCCGGAAGACCAGCAGTTATTTGAAAAATTAAATCCGGATACTAAATATGCGATAGAAGCTGGTGAATCTGTAACAGGATTTGTAGCATATCCGTTTGGAACAGCAGAGTTAGAAACAGTAGTGAATGAAGGTTCTGCTTTAATTGAAGTACCAGCTGCACAAGCAAAAGCAGATGCTTTCGACAACCCAATCGGAAAGAAAGGCAAGTTTACAATCAACTTTGATGAAGCAGGAGCAAAGAAAACGGAAAGTAATAAGGAATTTTATCAAGATGCAGTTTCTATAGAGAATATGGGCGACAAGCAGATAATTGATCAAAAAGAAGGTGTTGGAGAAAGCAAAGAGCTTGGTGATGCAACGATCACATTAGATGGCTACCAGTTCACTGAATTTAAACCGAATGAAATGGAAGCACCTCGATTCGAGAATTTTAAAAACGGAATCGTTCTGTTAACGGTGAAATTCAATGTGGATAACAAAGGTTCTGCAAACATCGCACTAGACAATCTGCGTTCCAACCTTTATGTGAATGACGGCGCTCAATATCAAATGAACGAAGGGATGCTGTCACCTCATGAATTCGGCGATATAGCTTCAGCAGGAGGAACTGCTGAACTGTTCCAAGTATACGTGCTGGATAAAGAGCAATACGATAAGATTTGGAAAAACAAAGCATTCGATATCGAGCTTGGACCATTGTATGACGATAATGCAAAAGATGTTTCAAAAGGGAAGAAAGCTGAATTTAAGCTTAAGTAAACAGATAAACCGATCAGCAGCTGCTGATCGGTTTTTTGTTGGTCGAGTATGTAAGCTTAACTAGGCTTGGAGATACCAATTACATCGTTTTCAGGAGTAATGCTGTTTGCTTGGGGCGCTAAGTAACCGTGTTGAGTAGCTGTTTCTGCATATGCGAATGTCCCATCATTCTTCACTACAACAACAAGTTCAAGATCATCTCTTAACGACATATCTGCTGGATCGTGGAATCGCATTCCAAGCTTTTCTTTCATATATGCTTCATCTGTGTAGGGCGGGAAAATAATAATTTCCTTCCACTCATAATCAATATGATCTCCAAAATCAAAAGTATCAGAACTCGCTGTTTGCAGCTGTTCATGAAGACTTGCTTCTAATGTTTTATCGTGACTTACAGATGTACGAGGCACAACGATAAAGATCACGATGAGAATAAGTGCTGCGAGTGATAGCGTGACTAGCAGCTTTTTCGTTTTTTTAGATATAATAATCTGCTCCACTCTAGTTATAAAGTACAAAAGTATTATAATACATTCTGTTTGTTATTTATCATAATTTTAACAATAAAGGAAAACTGAGGATATGAAAAGGCAGAAGCAATTTTATGGATATTGCTTCTGCCTTTATTTCAAATGAAAATTAAGTTTCGGTACTTACTGTTTCTGATTGAGCTTGCTTCCCACCTGTATTGTTTCCTTTTTTTAAGAAGAATGACAAGACCAAACCGATGGCTGACAAGATGACAGCCGCAAGGAATGCTGCATCCATGCCTGTTACTTGTGCTTTCGCAGGGTTGGTGAAATCACCGTATTTAATCGTATTCGTCATAATCGTAATCAAAATAGCTGTACCAATTGAACCGCCGACTTGACGGAAGGTATTGTTCATTGCCGTCGCATGCGGTATCAAATGATTCGGCAAGGCATTAATGCCCGCAGTGGTGAGCGGCATCATAACAAGTGCTGTTCCTGCCATTCGTAATGCGTAAATGATGACGATAAAGGTAATCGACGTATCCAGCTCTAGGAAAGCGAACGGAACAGTTGTCGCAGTCATCAGTATGAAGCCTACAATAGCCAGCGGTTTAGCACCGATCCGGTCGAAGATAGCTCCGACAAATGGAGACAGCACGCCCATGACAACTGCTCCCGGCAATAACATTAAACCGGAATGGAATGCACTAATATCGCGTAAATTCTGTGTGTACAGCGGCAATATAGTTTCTGTACCAATCATTAAACCGAATACAAGCATCCCCATGATGGTAGTAATCGCAAATGTAAAATTCTTAAATACTCTAAACTCCAACAATGGTCTTTCCAGCTGCAGCTGGCGAAGAATGAATAAGAGAAGTGACAGCGCACCTATTCCGAGAGTGCCCATAACCTCCAGATTGACCCAGCCGCTCGTACCAGCAGAACTGAATCCGTATAAAATACCGCCAAAACCGATGGAAGAATACACGACAGACAGCACATCGATTTTTGATTCACGGAGTGTTGTTACATTTTTCATAATGAAAATTGCCAAAATCAAATCAATAACCGCAATCGGCAGTACAATATAGAACAAGTAATGCCAAGAGAAGCTGTCTACAATCCAACCGC from Terribacillus sp. DMT04 encodes the following:
- a CDS encoding esterase family protein, translated to MKRNGKMESVTIDSIFLDESLEVRWYKPETFSPLYKHQLCIMQDGNDYFQMGRIATLSDQLHSEEKIQNTVFAGIHYRDRYDRIDKYYPSGKKHEAYLQFLLHEVLPLLEDDLPTLHMGATRTLMGDSLAGTFSLLAAMRFPHTFGSVVMQSPLVDDTVMQEVKTARQLDSLSIYHTIGTKETAVPTSFEKEMDFVGPNRDLQAYFQSQAVDYTYRELDDAEHTWKYWQHDMKQVLIDVFG
- a CDS encoding metal ABC transporter permease, with protein sequence MTYEGWILLTACLVGISCGTVGCFLIIRRMTMLADAISHSVLLGIVLTFLIANSLDGMYMLIGAAVIGFVTTFAIQSLHQAGVQEDASIGIVFTTFFAIGVILLSLFAKDVHLDVEHALMGEIAFLPFNTHMLLGFEIPKATSMLLAITVFTLVVITLFYKELKITSFDAALALTLGLPVTLIHYLLMGLVSITAVGSFDAVGAILVVSMLVVPGVSAYLLTDRLSFMLLYSCVFGIASAVFGYYGAVWLDVSISGAMSTAGGILFLLTWIFSPRYGLLRRFTALASS
- a CDS encoding metal ABC transporter permease encodes the protein MIQDVVDSLLHEPNTQWVVLSTMLLGISSGVLGCFALLKKQSLIGDAVAHAALPGICMAYMLAGEKLLLVLLIGATATGLLATYLIQLITATTRIKKDAAICMVLSVFFGVGIVLLSRITQQAEGNKSGLDHFIFGQAAAMTRFDVYTMAGVAAGLIFISCLLFKEWKLLIFDADFAKNSGMPIGLLETLFSTLLVMTVVIGIQGVGVILMAALLIIPAISARFWTDQLGWMVVVSGAIGAASGAAGALISTIRTGLATGPLIVVTAAAFFGVSFIFGRKRSLVQKLTAHRIGTKHVKEESA
- a CDS encoding metal ABC transporter ATP-binding protein, which codes for MHALEVKDLQVAYDKKAVLEHVNVIVPKGSLTAIVGPNGAGKSTLIKAILGMLKRSSGHISVLGKPYSPKNRNVGYVPQRGSVDWDFPTNSLDVVLMGRYAHIGWFKRPSKQDVLLAKEALQKLGMESYATRQIRQLSGGQQQRVFLARALVQDADVYFMDEPFVGVDAKTENAIIDLLRELQQKGKTVIVVHHDLQTVPEYFDRTLLLNRTVIANGPTEHVFTKDLLQKTYGGALAFFTAPGDRISG
- a CDS encoding HD family hydrolase: MNTITGILNVLNLAEKLKFEMRHSWLSNGRQESVAEHTWRVGLMAVLLEPYIEEQMDMAKLLKMIMIHDLVEAEARDVPAFDTLYDADRKEQKRLAEYAAIKNIETMLDEAPGSDLRQLWLEFEAKETFEAKVANALDKLEAQLQHNEADMDTWLEVEKEMVYLLSPHTAFHPVLEELRKAIVADAEAKLHVR
- the fosX gene encoding FosX/FosE/FosI family fosfomycin resistance hydrolase, producing MLGGISHITFVVRDLDRTDKFFREVLGAEEVYDSGEQRYSLYREKFYTAGGQWIAVMETEEILNRTYHHVAFRVEKSSLTAYRKRIEQAGLEIKPSRSRVDGEGESIYFYDYDNNLFELHTGTLQERLAAYKKG
- a CDS encoding polysaccharide deacetylase family protein, whose translation is MKKSLLFLAAVCIVGLITFRAIHLYEADEAEETTIDHALNKDGCLGLNYHRVRRPTVFNKAVSLVTRSDELTRYSVYTDDFEKQIQKLKALDATFITPDQLNQYQEDGQFPNRCVWISFDDIDRTVYENAFPILKQENVPFTLYVIAGHVGDNNFQNLQMATWPQLQEMVDSGLAAIGSHTYDMHRLEADKPLFLHDKNFKAFREDLDKSINTIYDQLNITPTTFAYPYGNTNDAVAQVVKEAGFKQAAILAPQSITPNDYPYYLNRIVTNPETFHAVILPYLEAQEKG
- the pgaD gene encoding poly-beta-1,6-N-acetyl-D-glucosamine biosynthesis protein PgaD codes for the protein MEKPRPRDRQEQVIILEKQPLPRFLVSLFFTLLIWIYSVFVVWFFASALLNTNDRYSGVLKIAFKTSNAEVRTFMLIGVSIFLAFLLYFLFWRTYNKKRFGNKSRRKQPMPVTVDDLEKLELMPLETIKKLQASNYMEFHKNPVRDLEK
- the pgaC gene encoding poly-beta-1,6-N-acetyl-D-glucosamine synthase; the protein is MFNNIFVPGLNGIASFVFWYPFVMSLFWIAGTLVYIWFRDKDQKIDFAKVDWPLISFLVPCYNEQDTIEETLDNLLGLDYPRKEIILINDGSKDNTAALLKRLSQEHPSIRVIQLYENRGKANALHLGAHAARGEYLLCLDSDAILDNDAPYYLIHHFLHKGERLGAVTGNPRIRNRNTLLSRMQLVEYSSIIGAIKRTQRILGKVMTVSGVVVAFRKRALLDVGLWDRDMITEDIAVSWKLQQRFWDIRYEPRALCWMLVPESLSGIWKQRVRWAQGGQEVMLRHWRVLFRWNQRRIWIVYIEQWISTFWAFAWVFVTVSLLITADTFQEMLIWLTFTSFALVFMSLIQLFISIQIDSKYDKVKRFYLWASWYPAIYWIVNTGVVISAFPRAIASRYKGGYATWKSPDRGIGRNK
- a CDS encoding DUF5068 domain-containing protein, giving the protein MNKKWMLLLGALLAVFVIGGCGSDSKEASADEEESSAEKSAASENNEDKSTDETKADSKAATFPELIDYMKTTTDAEETNVFYEHKEPQTHEMEGVAVSLDAYSFVGIKDFHTDFSIPFDDETSGAVILAKYTVKNDSDKEVFYMPRFDLSYSSGLVYNSDYKELLPEDQQLFEKLNPDTKYAIEAGESVTGFVAYPFGTAELETVVNEGSALIEVPAAQAKADAFDNPIGKKGKFTINFDEAGAKKTESNKEFYQDAVSIENMGDKQIIDQKEGVGESKELGDATITLDGYQFTEFKPNEMEAPRFENFKNGIVLLTVKFNVDNKGSANIALDNLRSNLYVNDGAQYQMNEGMLSPHEFGDIASAGGTAELFQVYVLDKEQYDKIWKNKAFDIELGPLYDDNAKDVSKGKKAEFKLK
- a CDS encoding MDR family MFS transporter, with amino-acid sequence MAEQNMQINRKATVTIFIIGAFVTILNQTLLVTALPHIMSDFDITADEGQWLTTAFMLTNGILIPITAFLIEKYSTRRLFLFAMTTFSIGTLVAAVAPAFSVLLLARIIQAIGAGIMMPLMQTVFLTIFPPEKRGTAMGMFGLVIAFAPAIGPTLSGWIVDSFSWHYLFYIVLPIAVIDLILAIFIMKNVTTLRESKIDVLSVVYSSIGFGGILYGFSSAGTSGWVNLEVMGTLGIGALSLLLFILRQLQLERPLLEFRVFKNFTFAITTIMGMLVFGLMIGTETILPLYTQNLRDISAFHSGLMLLPGAVVMGVLSPFVGAIFDRIGAKPLAIVGFILMTATTVPFAFLELDTSITFIVIIYALRMAGTALVMMPLTTAGINALPNHLIPHATAMNNTFRQVGGSIGTAILITIMTNTIKYGDFTNPAKAQVTGMDAAFLAAVILSAIGLVLSFFLKKGNNTGGKQAQSETVSTET